The DNA sequence ACCACGGAAGAGATCGGCGCGCGCGTCACGGGCATGACCGTCTGCCCCTGCTCGCAGGGCATGATGTCCGGCCGTGCGGAGGAGAAACTGCTCGACCTCGGCGTCGGCGAGCGCGAAGTCAAGGAGTTTCTGCGCGAGATTCCGCAGGCGGGTCACTCCCAGCGCGGCCACGCGACGCTCACCGTCGAGAGCGCAGGTGCGCCGGAGGTGGACCTCCACGAACTCATCGAGGTCGCCCGCGATTCGATGAGCGCGCGGATATACAACCTCGCAAAGCGCCCCGACGAGGACCACATGACGTTTCAGGCCCACGCCGACGCGAAGTTCGTCGAGGACTGCGTGCGCGACATGGCCCACGGCGTGGTCGATACCTTCCCCGACTTGCCTGACGACGCCGTCGTGACCATGAAACAGAGCAACGACGAGTCCATCCACCAGCACAACGCCCACGCCGAGCGCGTGGCCGAGGTGGGAACCCTGCGCGAGGAAGTCGCCGAATCGGACCGCGAATAAGTCGGCGAAACAGTTTATTTTATATCATTTCGTGGACATCGACCGAGCATGATCGGTCGAGACGTGATTCTGTTCGGAATTCTGGTCGTCCTCTTCGGTGGGTTCAACTCGATCATGGATGGGAGACCGCTCGGTCCGAACGCCGGTTTCTCGATAATGATTCTCGGACTGCTCATCGGCCTGTTGGGCCTCACCAACAGCGTTTCGAACGAATTCTCGGAATGATCCACGATCCGCATCGGTTTCCTGCGGAAAACGTGTGCTCGCTATCGAATCCGAACGCCGCCGACGTACAGTCCGTTACCGAGGATGAACAGGCCGATGGCACCGTAGAGGACGGCCGAGGCGGGGACGGTGTGCGGGTCGATGGCCCAGTCGATGATTTCGACCGCGATGAACGCGAGGAGGAGACCGAACAGTTGCCGGGAGAGAGACCGAGGGAGGACGTGAACGGGGCCGAAGAGGCGGCGAGGCCGGGACGGGGACGTATCGGAGGACATCGTGTGATACTCTATTCGTCAGTAACAAATACGTTCTGTGTCCGGTCTGATTTTTCGTGGCCGTTTGATACGAAGGGGCTCCAACTTTGGAGCGACGAGAAAGGTCTCGAAAGTCCTGTTCGCTACGAAGAGCGGTGATTGGTGGTTTTTTCGATTGCAGTTCTGGGAAGACGACCTCGAAAGCCCCCGCCCGCTCGCGGTCGCTGTGCAGGATATCCGCGCTCTCCGCCCAGCCCGCGCGGATAGTTGCCTGCACAGCAACTACGATAAACGCCGAAGGTCGGCCCCTTTCAATCCACCCACACCACCGCAACCGTACCGCACCACAGCCTCCCCAACCGACTGCGCTTCTCGCTCGCGTTGCTCACTGTGATGCTCACCCCTCGCGCGGGCGCACCGACGGTGCGCCATCGCGCGCCGTGTGGTTGGTCCGTATCGGACACTCCATCCAGCGGGGCGGCGCGCGCTGGCACAGCCCCGAGGCCAGCGGCCCGGCCGAAGGGGTGTGCCGATAGCGTGCGAGGGATGACGACCGAGGAGCGTCAGCGACGAGTGGAGGAATCGGTTGGGGAGGCGTGTGGCGCTGTGCGGAGGCTGTGCGGTGCGGTCGTTTGGGTGGGATTGAAAGGGGCCGACGTTCGCGTTCAGTTCAGTCGTCTGCACGGGCTACTATTTTGGCCGTGTGTTGTGGGAAGGCCAAAATATCCCGTGCAGCGACCGCGAACGGACGGGGGCTTTCTGGGCCTTCTTCGTAGTCGCTGGAGTCGCAAAACCTTCAAATTCGTCTCAGAGCGAGCGGGCGGGGGCTTTCGAGGTCTTTCTCACAGTTGCTGCAGTCGCAAACCGATCAAAATCTATTCTAACTCATCGTAGCGAGCAGACACGCGTTTTCGCAACCACTTTTCGTTCGAACCTGTCCGATTGCTGGGTCGTAACACGTATTCCACGGGACCACGAACCAACGGGCTATGATAGGTATCGTTGGTGGGGGAATCGCCGGATTGGCCGCCGCCTACCGCCTCCAACAGCACGGCTACGACGTGCAGGTATTCGAAGCGAGCGACGACCTCGGTGGACTCGCCGCGACCTACGAGACGAACGGAGACCGCATCGAGAAGTTCTACCACCACCTCTCCGCCTCGGAGGAGACCATCATCGACCTCATGGGTGAACTCGGATTGGCCGACGACTTGGAGTGGCCCATCGGGAAGAACGCCTACTACGTCGATGGGGTCGTCCACCCGCTCGACAAGCCGTGGGAAATCCTCGCCTACCCGCACATGAGCGCCTACGACAAGTTCCGGTTGGCGCTCCTCACGCAGGAAATCGACATCCGCGGCGGGATTCCAAAGTTCGATTCCTACGAACGACTGGAGGACTACGAGGACGTCCCGATAGACGAGTTCCTAATCGAGCACACCTCGCGCGGTGTCTACGAGAACTTCTTCGGGCCGCTTCTGGACGCGAAGTTCGGCAGCAGAAAGGAGGACGTGAGCGCGGCGTGGCTCCTCGGTCGCATCAAGTTCCGCGGCGAGCGCGACCTCCTGCGCGGCGAACCGCTGGGCTACCTCAGCGGCGGGTTCGGCCGTCTCATCGACGCCCTTGTCGAGGAAGTCGGCAGGGAGAACATCACGACCGGCGTGTACGTCACCGACCTCGACAGCGAGGACGGACAGGTCACGTCGCTCACGAAGAAACCGGCGGAGAGCGCGGAAGTCGCCGCCGCGGACGGCGGAAGTTCGGAGGACGACACTGCGACCGAGACGCACGACGTGGACGACGTCGTCGTCGCCGCGATGCCGAACGTCCTCGAAGAGTTGACGGGATACGAGTGCACCATCGACTTCCAGGGGGCGGTCTGTGCGCTCGTGACGATGGACGAACCGCTGACCGACACCTACTGGCTCAACATCGGACACGACGCGCCCTTCGGCGCGCTCATCGAGCACACCAACTACATCCCGCCGGAGCGCTACGGCGGCGACCACCTGCTGTACGTCGCCAGCTACATTCAGGACTACGAGGAGGAGTTGTGGGGGATGAACGACGAGGAAGTCGAGGACCTGTGGTTGGGTCACATCGAGGAGATGTTCCCCGACTGGGACCGCTCGTCGGTGTCCGAGTTCCGACTCGCCCGCAACGCGCGCGCCGCGCCGGTGTACGAACGCGGCTATCTCGACATGGTCGTC is a window from the Haladaptatus sp. R4 genome containing:
- the mptA gene encoding GTP cyclohydrolase MptA — protein: MKGQLPDVQATEPDVTVGLNRVGVTGVEKLVEVARPDKRPYVLTAEFDVLVDLPSWRKGADMSRNMEVVDEVLEDAVEEPTYRLEDVCGDAAERLLEKHDYTSKAEVSMEAEFMVRDRTPESERPTQAMVDVIASATATEEETTEEIGARVTGMTVCPCSQGMMSGRAEEKLLDLGVGEREVKEFLREIPQAGHSQRGHATLTVESAGAPEVDLHELIEVARDSMSARIYNLAKRPDEDHMTFQAHADAKFVEDCVRDMAHGVVDTFPDLPDDAVVTMKQSNDESIHQHNAHAERVAEVGTLREEVAESDRE
- a CDS encoding NAD(P)/FAD-dependent oxidoreductase — protein: MIGIVGGGIAGLAAAYRLQQHGYDVQVFEASDDLGGLAATYETNGDRIEKFYHHLSASEETIIDLMGELGLADDLEWPIGKNAYYVDGVVHPLDKPWEILAYPHMSAYDKFRLALLTQEIDIRGGIPKFDSYERLEDYEDVPIDEFLIEHTSRGVYENFFGPLLDAKFGSRKEDVSAAWLLGRIKFRGERDLLRGEPLGYLSGGFGRLIDALVEEVGRENITTGVYVTDLDSEDGQVTSLTKKPAESAEVAAADGGSSEDDTATETHDVDDVVVAAMPNVLEELTGYECTIDFQGAVCALVTMDEPLTDTYWLNIGHDAPFGALIEHTNYIPPERYGGDHLLYVASYIQDYEEELWGMNDEEVEDLWLGHIEEMFPDWDRSSVSEFRLARNARAAPVYERGYLDMVVPYDLGDDIADGIYYAGMASKAQYPERSLNGGIVAGYECADRIAGQKVVVDPNDWQKE